From Candidatus Poribacteria bacterium, a single genomic window includes:
- a CDS encoding zinc-binding dehydrogenase yields MQISAQISHFHGVGTPFEVCEMPVAVTPNDVLVRVSLATICGSDLHTVSGRRGAETPCVLGHEIIGTVAAPTRLRSAIGETLREGDRVTWSMITACGTCDYCVSRKLPQKCETMFKYGHARNEGDSALSGGFATHILLRPGTAIYHIPDAVTDQEAVPINCALTTVVNGLEVIGMQHRETAVVHGSGMLGIYAVCYLRENGYENVAVVDINKERLAIAKRFGATHTFNPDKASVSEIDEALKALTDGRGADLGVEVSGITSGIPNLITWLGIGGRCVTLGYVYPNANISVDAHQLVTKCITLRGIHNYDPTALGTALNFIETNRTRYPFGELIGKTYPLSDINTAFVDAMNQEALRIAISS; encoded by the coding sequence ATGCAAATATCCGCACAGATTTCACATTTTCACGGGGTAGGCACGCCTTTTGAGGTCTGCGAGATGCCTGTCGCCGTTACGCCAAACGATGTTCTCGTCCGCGTTTCACTCGCAACCATCTGCGGTTCCGATCTCCACACTGTATCAGGCCGGCGCGGGGCAGAGACACCGTGTGTCCTCGGACACGAGATTATCGGAACGGTTGCAGCACCGACGCGTCTCCGTTCTGCAATCGGAGAAACATTACGTGAAGGGGACAGGGTTACGTGGAGCATGATTACCGCCTGTGGAACGTGTGATTATTGTGTTAGCCGGAAGCTTCCACAGAAGTGCGAAACGATGTTCAAATATGGACATGCGCGTAATGAAGGCGATTCCGCGCTATCAGGTGGATTCGCGACACATATCCTACTCCGTCCGGGGACAGCCATCTATCACATTCCCGATGCCGTGACAGATCAGGAGGCTGTTCCTATCAACTGCGCACTGACGACTGTCGTAAACGGTTTAGAAGTTATCGGTATGCAACACCGTGAAACTGCTGTCGTCCATGGATCCGGTATGTTGGGTATCTACGCCGTGTGCTACCTACGTGAAAACGGATACGAGAACGTTGCTGTTGTAGACATCAACAAAGAACGTTTAGCCATTGCCAAACGTTTTGGAGCCACACATACCTTCAACCCGGACAAAGCATCTGTCTCGGAGATTGATGAAGCGTTGAAAGCACTTACAGACGGACGTGGGGCTGATCTCGGCGTAGAGGTTAGTGGTATTACAAGCGGAATTCCAAATCTGATTACGTGGTTGGGTATTGGTGGACGTTGCGTGACACTCGGGTACGTTTATCCAAATGCGAATATCTCCGTTGATGCCCATCAACTCGTCACAAAGTGTATAACCCTCCGAGGGATTCATAACTATGATCCCACGGCACTTGGCACCGCACTCAACTTTATAGAAACAAACCGGACACGCTACCCGTTCGGAGAACTCATCGGAAAAACGTATCCGCTATCAGACATCAACACCGCTTTTGTGGATGCGATGAATCAGGAGGCACTCCGTATAGCAATTAGCAGTTAG
- a CDS encoding GNAT family N-acetyltransferase, translating into MPKKNILSEMPRDLGDNLILRFATPNDTEALTEFNVRLHEAADAGPNVRDLMSGNHPTCKASDFTVVEDTTTGKIVSSMCLISQTWTYSGIPFAFGQPEFVATEPEYRRRGLVRKQFEVIHALSEARGEMMLGITGIPWYYRMFGYEMTLDMEAELVIDGIHIPALKDGETETCRLRPRTDADNAFIQDLYARSIESQVFACPRSPELWEYEFNGRSPDSGARMEWLLIEDMEGTRLGYVQHLQWCYDGWGEGKDTDANFMVIRMELKPGVGYLHLMPSLLRELWKKAKATPIVVESKVSAAAGIQFMLGREHLFYSVLPKSIVRKDLPYSWYIRIPNLMAFLRHIQPALEKHLIGTVAEGYTGELKMSFYRSGIHFTFERGRITKLTDWTPEDIEDGDAVFPDLTFLHLLCGRCRIEELTANFVDCWTKDTAAAVLLNSLFPEFKSEIWHL; encoded by the coding sequence ATGCCGAAAAAGAATATTCTCTCAGAAATGCCGAGAGACCTCGGTGATAACCTAATACTCCGATTCGCCACACCAAACGATACAGAGGCACTCACTGAATTCAATGTACGACTCCACGAAGCCGCCGATGCCGGTCCGAACGTACGAGACCTAATGTCAGGGAACCATCCAACTTGCAAGGCAAGTGATTTCACTGTCGTTGAAGACACCACAACCGGAAAAATTGTCTCATCAATGTGTCTCATTTCACAGACCTGGACCTACAGCGGCATTCCATTCGCGTTCGGGCAACCCGAATTCGTCGCAACTGAACCTGAATACCGGAGACGCGGACTCGTCCGAAAGCAGTTTGAGGTGATTCACGCCTTAAGCGAGGCGCGCGGTGAGATGATGCTGGGCATCACGGGGATACCCTGGTACTATCGAATGTTTGGATATGAGATGACGCTTGACATGGAAGCCGAGCTGGTCATCGATGGGATACACATCCCAGCTTTAAAAGACGGTGAAACAGAGACGTGTCGCCTCCGACCGCGGACGGACGCGGACAACGCCTTCATTCAAGACCTCTACGCACGCTCGATTGAATCTCAGGTTTTTGCGTGTCCGCGAAGTCCCGAACTCTGGGAATATGAATTCAACGGGCGTTCTCCAGACAGTGGTGCCCGGATGGAGTGGCTACTCATCGAAGATATGGAAGGGACACGACTCGGATACGTGCAACATCTACAGTGGTGCTACGACGGGTGGGGCGAGGGCAAGGACACCGACGCTAATTTCATGGTCATACGAATGGAACTGAAACCCGGTGTCGGGTATTTACATCTCATGCCATCGCTACTACGGGAACTCTGGAAGAAGGCGAAGGCGACACCGATAGTTGTCGAGAGTAAGGTTTCAGCGGCAGCGGGCATCCAATTCATGCTCGGACGTGAGCATCTGTTTTATAGTGTCCTGCCTAAATCTATTGTTCGTAAGGACTTACCCTACTCGTGGTACATCCGAATCCCGAACTTGATGGCGTTTCTACGGCATATCCAACCCGCACTTGAAAAACATCTTATCGGCACTGTTGCAGAGGGATACACAGGGGAACTCAAGATGAGTTTCTATCGCAGCGGCATCCACTTCACATTCGAGCGCGGACGCATCACGAAACTCACGGATTGGACACCAGAGGATATCGAAGACGGTGATGCGGTGTTCCCGGATCTCACCTTCTTGCATCTACTCTGTGGACGGTGTCGGATAGAGGAATTGACTGCTAATTTCGTGGATTGCTGGACGAAGGACACTGCGGCTGCTGTGCTACTCAATTCCCTGTTCCCTGAATTCAAAAGCGAAATCTGGCATCTGTGA
- the csm5 gene encoding type III-A CRISPR-associated RAMP protein Csm5, producing MKQTYQLQVITPVHIGSGETLNQIDGCYANGRWYHIDLDKVLAHPSTDLNRLTSEMADRNFRWQRYLQQHTADLSKLSAYTLSCPQSPEEVEIREAIKSVGNRPYIPGSTLKGAIRTALLGEILSENDQIYDKSLRQLETLIEREPRGNPRREQPGRQVESLAFGKDPNHDLLRALQVSDTEPLHSDALEIGMAWTVTLNQKNQLVQKIERNQEYKNFVQQFQTNQRLTFTLKIDERLLRQHEKNRLGFNDLQENVLRNITKICRSATEKYAQDERDFFSGYELFEIANRYDDLIGVNNTLSEDEFLLQIGWGTGYHTNTVAALFTDDEEAREDLWMDLRERFRLGESRSKRGEYDEREFPKTRRILYRGQNPIAPLGWVKISQLKD from the coding sequence ATGAAACAGACATATCAACTGCAGGTTATCACACCCGTCCATATCGGTTCAGGCGAAACCTTAAATCAGATAGACGGCTGCTACGCCAATGGCAGATGGTATCATATCGACTTAGACAAAGTCTTGGCACATCCGAGTACCGACCTGAACAGGCTAACCTCCGAAATGGCAGACCGCAACTTCAGATGGCAACGCTACTTACAGCAACACACTGCCGATCTATCAAAACTTTCTGCATATACCCTCTCGTGTCCACAAAGTCCGGAGGAGGTCGAAATCCGAGAGGCAATCAAGTCAGTTGGAAACCGGCCCTATATCCCGGGTAGCACACTCAAAGGGGCAATCCGAACCGCACTGTTAGGTGAAATACTGAGTGAAAATGATCAGATCTATGACAAAAGTCTACGTCAATTAGAAACCCTGATTGAGCGGGAACCACGCGGCAACCCAAGAAGGGAGCAACCCGGACGACAGGTAGAATCTCTCGCTTTCGGTAAAGATCCAAATCACGATCTCCTGCGTGCCTTGCAAGTCAGTGATACCGAGCCACTTCATAGTGATGCGCTTGAAATCGGAATGGCATGGACTGTTACACTTAATCAAAAGAACCAACTCGTCCAGAAGATAGAGCGGAATCAGGAGTATAAAAACTTCGTCCAACAATTTCAAACCAATCAACGCCTCACGTTTACCCTTAAGATTGACGAACGTCTCCTTCGCCAACATGAAAAGAATCGCCTCGGTTTTAACGATTTACAAGAGAACGTACTGCGAAATATCACTAAAATCTGTCGATCAGCAACAGAAAAATACGCACAAGATGAACGGGACTTCTTTTCCGGTTACGAACTATTTGAGATTGCTAACCGCTATGATGACTTAATTGGTGTAAATAATACGCTATCAGAAGATGAATTCCTTTTGCAAATCGGGTGGGGAACCGGCTACCATACGAACACCGTCGCTGCACTATTTACAGATGACGAAGAAGCGCGCGAGGATCTATGGATGGATTTACGAGAACGCTTTCGATTGGGCGAAAGCCGTTCCAAACGTGGGGAATATGATGAACGTGAGTTTCCCAAAACACGACGGATTTTATATCGTGGACAAAACCCTATTGCACCCCTCGGTTGGGTCAAAATTTCACAACTTAAAGATTAG
- a CDS encoding DNA internalization-related competence protein ComEC/Rec2 → MKITPRPALYFLIPYLLGIVAGSWTSIPFLWLWLSVLLSFIGGIATRNRRRYLAYGLLHLAVFAGGMLRLDIAAVSPVPDHFYDAPVSFSGVTTYQPDRGTEWEECYAVGELQRLSEPSQHVKAKFLIKFQDAIPLRYGKQITLTGVLQEPQGKRNPGGFDYKAHLARQNVIGIVEAIGLLRIGEQRGFPPLRWIEALRIRTERLIDTTYTETLLHAQLVKGILLGKRSEVPSETLDTFRNSGTFHVLAVSGLHVGLIAAFCYLGFSGLRLQQKIVCLLTIIAVLIYACLVGFRPSVFRAALMATLFLFAALIDRDADIFNLLAFAALVLLLLNPYQLWDVGFQLSFVAVAAIVYLVPKMEKPLRHLWGDTEASPEEDPAILTKFRRTTVKWFILSYLVTLAAQIGTAPLIAYHFFRTYPLGMIVGPFAVGLVSLIVAMGMGLVCIGFTWLPLAKFFSVLNHAIISIFLLLIWTFGQTWGVVKLTPPTFGGFVLYIAVCLGITHWRWVRRQWRAASLIGLSVVAIWVWDAAFHEKGRLLEVVTLDVGQGDAAIVRFPDNRTMLIDGGIRRTYYDEKKMEMVDYDVGERIIEPYLDFYGIRKLDMVVLTHPDLDHGGGLGYILENFQVSRVLGIPDMPRYFQTDQRLQAIAEARDIPYAFPYAGEIPLTPTATLNLLHPIDAASTNLLDEDKNDDSLVIKLSYGEVDVLFTGDIGKDAEARLVASGQDLRAEILKVPHHGSRTSSSAPFLDAVRPRCAIFSLGKGNRYQFPHPEVVARYAARECRLWRTDASAAITLRTDGTRCWIEGLAISN, encoded by the coding sequence ATGAAGATTACACCGCGTCCCGCGCTCTACTTTCTCATCCCATACCTTCTCGGCATCGTTGCTGGGAGCTGGACATCCATTCCGTTTCTGTGGCTTTGGCTTTCTGTTCTACTCAGTTTTATCGGGGGCATTGCGACGAGAAATCGGAGGCGTTATCTCGCTTACGGACTGCTCCATCTCGCTGTCTTCGCAGGCGGTATGCTACGTCTGGACATCGCTGCCGTCTCACCCGTCCCCGATCACTTTTACGACGCACCCGTCAGTTTTTCAGGCGTTACCACCTATCAACCCGACCGCGGCACGGAATGGGAAGAGTGTTATGCCGTCGGTGAACTCCAACGCTTATCGGAGCCATCGCAGCACGTGAAGGCGAAGTTTCTCATCAAGTTTCAAGACGCAATCCCGCTGCGTTACGGCAAACAGATAACGCTCACAGGTGTTCTTCAAGAACCGCAAGGCAAACGGAATCCGGGCGGTTTCGATTACAAGGCACACCTTGCAAGGCAGAACGTCATCGGCATCGTCGAGGCCATAGGACTTCTGCGGATTGGCGAACAACGTGGATTCCCACCCTTACGTTGGATAGAGGCACTCCGTATTCGGACAGAACGCCTGATTGATACCACCTATACAGAAACCTTATTGCACGCCCAACTCGTCAAAGGTATCTTACTCGGCAAACGGAGCGAGGTGCCTTCCGAGACGTTGGACACTTTCCGAAATAGCGGCACTTTCCACGTCCTCGCCGTCTCCGGTCTCCACGTTGGGCTCATAGCGGCGTTCTGCTACCTCGGCTTTTCAGGTCTCCGACTCCAACAAAAGATTGTCTGCCTCCTAACGATTATCGCCGTGCTAATTTATGCGTGTCTCGTTGGGTTTCGTCCGTCCGTCTTTCGTGCGGCCTTGATGGCAACCCTGTTCCTATTTGCCGCACTCATCGACCGAGATGCCGATATATTCAACCTATTAGCGTTCGCTGCACTCGTGCTGCTCCTCTTGAACCCGTATCAGTTGTGGGATGTCGGATTCCAACTCTCGTTTGTTGCCGTTGCTGCCATCGTCTATCTCGTTCCGAAGATGGAGAAACCGTTGCGACACCTCTGGGGAGACACAGAGGCATCACCCGAAGAAGACCCAGCGATCCTGACGAAGTTTCGGCGGACCACGGTTAAATGGTTTATCTTGTCTTACCTTGTGACGCTCGCTGCACAAATCGGAACAGCACCCCTGATCGCCTACCACTTTTTTCGGACGTATCCCTTGGGCATGATTGTCGGTCCCTTTGCCGTCGGACTCGTGTCGCTCATTGTTGCGATGGGGATGGGGTTAGTCTGTATCGGTTTTACGTGGCTTCCACTGGCGAAGTTCTTCTCCGTACTCAATCACGCTATTATCTCTATCTTCTTATTGCTCATCTGGACATTTGGTCAGACATGGGGAGTTGTGAAACTCACACCACCGACGTTCGGCGGTTTCGTTCTCTACATCGCAGTCTGTCTGGGTATCACACACTGGCGATGGGTTCGTAGGCAGTGGAGAGCTGCAAGTCTCATTGGGCTATCGGTCGTGGCAATCTGGGTTTGGGACGCTGCATTTCACGAAAAGGGTCGGCTTCTGGAAGTCGTGACCCTTGATGTCGGGCAAGGCGATGCTGCTATCGTCCGGTTCCCTGACAATCGGACAATGCTCATAGACGGCGGCATCCGGCGGACGTATTACGATGAAAAGAAGATGGAGATGGTTGACTACGACGTGGGTGAACGGATTATTGAACCCTATCTCGACTTTTACGGGATTCGGAAGCTCGACATGGTGGTACTGACCCATCCAGACCTCGACCACGGCGGTGGACTTGGCTATATTTTGGAGAACTTTCAAGTCTCACGAGTTCTTGGTATACCGGATATGCCACGCTATTTCCAAACCGACCAGCGACTCCAAGCAATTGCCGAAGCACGCGATATTCCTTATGCGTTTCCGTATGCTGGAGAGATTCCCCTAACGCCGACAGCCACGCTGAACTTACTGCATCCGATTGACGCTGCGTCCACGAACCTATTGGACGAAGACAAAAACGACGACTCCCTCGTCATCAAACTCTCCTACGGCGAGGTGGATGTGCTCTTTACAGGAGACATCGGCAAAGATGCTGAGGCTCGGCTCGTTGCTTCTGGACAAGACCTCCGCGCAGAGATTCTGAAGGTACCCCATCACGGAAGCCGCACCTCAAGCAGCGCACCATTTTTAGACGCAGTTCGACCGCGTTGCGCTATTTTCTCGCTTGGTAAGGGAAATCGGTATCAGTTTCCGCACCCTGAAGTCGTGGCGCGGTATGCAGCGCGCGAGTGCCGACTCTGGCGGACGGACGCATCTGCAGCGATCACCCTTCGCACTGATGGGACACGGTGTTGGATTGAAGGTTTAGCGATCAGCAATTAG